A region from the Mesorhizobium huakuii genome encodes:
- the tnpB gene encoding IS66 family insertion sequence element accessory protein TnpB (TnpB, as the term is used for proteins encoded by IS66 family insertion elements, is considered an accessory protein, since TnpC, encoded by a neighboring gene, is a DDE family transposase.) yields the protein MIPTGAKVYVATRPVDFRKGPDGLMALVRDGGADPFCGALYVFRAKRADRVKIVWWDGSGLCLFAKRLDEDKFRWPRVENGVIRLAAPQLMALVEGMDWTRVKAERRRRPTSAG from the coding sequence ATGATCCCGACGGGAGCCAAGGTCTATGTGGCGACGCGGCCGGTCGACTTCCGCAAAGGTCCGGACGGGCTGATGGCGCTGGTGCGTGACGGCGGCGCTGATCCGTTCTGCGGGGCGCTCTACGTGTTCCGGGCAAAGCGTGCCGACCGGGTGAAGATCGTGTGGTGGGACGGGTCCGGCCTTTGCTTGTTCGCCAAGCGGCTGGACGAGGACAAGTTCCGCTGGCCGCGGGTGGAGAACGGCGTGATCCGGCTTGCCGCGCCGCAATTGATGGCGCTGGTGGAAGGGATGGACTGGACGCGCGTCAAGGCTGAACGGAGACGACGGCCGACCTCGGCCGGATAG